Proteins from one Chroococcidiopsis sp. CCMEE 29 genomic window:
- a CDS encoding cation diffusion facilitator family transporter — translation MSIDNRSVVQRVLIITLVLNLVVMTLKAVIGWWTGSLSLVADALHSVTDGINNVLGLITSRLSSPVPDRDHPYGHQKFEAVGALGIAAFLGIACFQILQGAAERLINGGQPVNISSTELWLLLIVLGINIFVAFYERNVGQRVGSPILLADAKHSMSDVWVTITVVAGLIGVGAGFQWLDVVLAFPVALLVLWTGWSVLKANLPWLVDEMAIAPEAIQAIALSVPGVINCHDIASRGLLGRQIFIEMHLIVDAEDVETAHRITEEVEARLEERFSPVRILIHIEPPEYKSDRISYEGVGAAGEAGGAGED, via the coding sequence ATGAGCATTGATAACCGCTCTGTAGTACAAAGAGTTTTAATCATCACCCTAGTACTCAACTTGGTTGTGATGACATTGAAAGCTGTCATCGGGTGGTGGACTGGTTCGCTCAGCCTAGTAGCGGATGCTTTACATAGCGTTACAGATGGAATCAATAATGTTTTAGGACTGATTACAAGTCGATTGTCTTCCCCAGTACCAGATCGGGACCACCCCTATGGACACCAAAAATTTGAAGCAGTCGGAGCACTAGGAATTGCTGCCTTTTTAGGTATAGCCTGCTTTCAAATTCTGCAAGGAGCAGCAGAGCGATTGATTAACGGTGGTCAACCGGTCAACATTTCAAGCACAGAATTGTGGTTGCTGCTGATTGTACTAGGAATCAATATTTTCGTCGCCTTTTACGAGCGCAATGTTGGTCAACGGGTCGGCAGTCCCATTCTGCTCGCCGATGCCAAGCACAGTATGAGTGACGTTTGGGTAACGATCACAGTAGTCGCTGGATTGATTGGAGTTGGGGCTGGCTTCCAGTGGCTAGATGTAGTTTTAGCTTTCCCTGTCGCCCTATTGGTACTTTGGACTGGCTGGTCGGTTTTAAAAGCGAATTTACCTTGGCTAGTGGATGAAATGGCGATCGCACCGGAAGCAATTCAAGCGATCGCGCTGTCTGTGCCAGGGGTAATTAACTGCCACGACATAGCCTCTAGAGGTCTTCTCGGTCGTCAAATCTTCATTGAAATGCATTTGATTGTGGATGCCGAAGATGTAGAAACTGCTCACCGCATTACCGAAGAGGTAGAAGCCCGCCTGGAAGAACGATTTAGCCCTGTCCGGATTTTAATTCACATTGAGCCACCAGAGTACAAATCTGACCGGATTAGCTACGAAGGAGTAGGGGCAGCAGGGGAAGCAGGGGGAGCAGGGGAAGATTAA
- a CDS encoding folylpolyglutamate synthase/dihydrofolate synthase family protein, whose protein sequence is MDVDSILKPFQRFGVHLGLERIQQLLANLGNPHHRVPVIHVAGTNGKGSVCAYLSSVLTQAGYRVGRYTSPHLVDWTERICLNEQPISTEALQELLLQVQAAIDPKQELPTQFEVITAAAWLYFAQTEVDLAVVEVGLGGRLDATNVCDRPLVTIITSISREHWQQLGPTLADIAREKAGILKPGCPAVVGQLPAAAEVVVRSRLSQLACPAVWVEPARQLAPGWAEFVGTGLTDIPVGIQTILPNPPLLLHPFRYPLPLLGKMQLSNSAIAIAALQILQQQGWEISKDAIATGMAKTKWSGRLQWTTWRNYRLLIDGAHNPAAAQALRQYVDTLETSIIWVIGMLSTKDHADIFKALLRPTDRLYLVPVPDHSSAEPAQLATLAEEICPDLAACRTYPELITALEAAVASPEGLIVLCGSLYLVGHFLATQIKEG, encoded by the coding sequence GTGGACGTTGACTCTATCCTGAAACCCTTTCAACGCTTTGGTGTGCATCTCGGTCTAGAGCGGATTCAGCAGTTGTTGGCTAATCTGGGCAATCCGCACCACCGAGTTCCTGTAATTCATGTAGCGGGAACGAATGGTAAAGGCTCAGTCTGTGCCTACTTATCTTCAGTGCTGACTCAGGCAGGCTATCGGGTAGGACGCTATACTTCTCCCCATTTAGTTGATTGGACTGAACGTATTTGTCTAAATGAACAGCCAATTTCAACTGAGGCGTTACAAGAATTGCTGCTGCAAGTCCAAGCTGCCATCGATCCTAAACAAGAGCTACCTACCCAGTTTGAAGTGATTACAGCAGCAGCTTGGTTGTATTTCGCCCAAACTGAGGTCGATTTAGCGGTGGTGGAAGTGGGACTGGGAGGTCGTTTGGATGCTACCAATGTGTGCGATCGCCCCCTCGTTACTATCATTACTTCCATCAGTCGGGAACACTGGCAGCAGCTAGGACCAACCTTGGCAGATATTGCACGGGAAAAAGCTGGGATTCTTAAACCAGGGTGTCCAGCGGTTGTAGGGCAATTGCCAGCAGCAGCTGAGGTAGTGGTGCGATCGCGCTTGAGCCAGTTAGCCTGTCCTGCTGTTTGGGTTGAACCTGCACGTCAACTAGCACCCGGCTGGGCAGAATTTGTAGGGACGGGTTTAACAGATATACCTGTAGGAATACAAACAATTCTGCCAAACCCGCCCTTACTTCTTCATCCTTTCAGGTATCCGTTGCCGTTGTTGGGAAAGATGCAGTTGAGTAATTCGGCAATTGCGATCGCTGCCTTACAAATCCTGCAACAGCAAGGTTGGGAAATATCAAAGGATGCGATCGCTACTGGTATGGCAAAGACCAAGTGGTCTGGGCGTTTGCAGTGGACGACTTGGCGAAATTATCGGCTACTAATTGACGGCGCTCATAACCCAGCTGCTGCTCAAGCTCTGCGTCAATATGTCGATACTCTAGAGACATCTATAATCTGGGTCATAGGAATGCTTTCTACCAAAGACCATGCCGACATTTTTAAAGCCCTCCTCCGACCAACTGACCGATTGTACTTAGTACCAGTGCCCGATCACAGTTCAGCTGAGCCAGCGCAGTTGGCAACGTTAGCCGAGGAAATCTGCCCAGATTTAGCAGCTTGCCGTACCTATCCAGAACTAATAACGGCACTAGAGGCAGCTGTTGCATCCCCAGAGGGTTTAATCGTTTTGTGCGGTTCCCTGTATCTAGTCGGTCATTTTTTAGCAACACAAATCAAAGAAGGATGA
- a CDS encoding aromatic ring-hydroxylating dioxygenase subunit alpha — protein sequence MQSPSLTNQRHDIRSSGINPNHWYVVARSTEIRTQPLSVTLWNQAIVLFRDSTGKIHALEDRCPHRQVKLSHGRVTGDQLECAYHGWRFGATGECVAVPYLAANQKLPSCKLRHYPVQEQDGFIWLFPGDAALTQQKTLLAVPEWEHLNYIATVSKINCAAHYSYLIENLMDMYHGHLHQDYQAWANPVLENIHEDEERVDAHYQAQSYYRIDKIWSISQLFFPALRRLHPEPLDVSYIYPHWVSTLGEDFKIYCLLCPVNQTATRAYLIHFTSLNAFWRLHKLPITFRRFVKNSLFNSAQKLLDGLVRQDIQMIEEEQQAYLNHPEKRGYELNRALTSVQRLIRNQAKLGQS from the coding sequence ATGCAATCTCCATCTCTCACTAACCAGCGCCATGATATTCGCTCTTCTGGCATCAATCCTAATCACTGGTATGTAGTTGCTCGTAGCACTGAGATCAGAACTCAGCCCTTAAGCGTTACCCTCTGGAATCAAGCGATCGTTCTCTTCCGGGATAGCACTGGCAAAATCCACGCACTGGAAGATCGATGTCCTCACCGTCAGGTAAAACTTAGCCATGGTCGTGTGACTGGCGATCAGTTGGAATGTGCTTATCACGGCTGGCGCTTTGGTGCAACGGGTGAGTGTGTTGCCGTTCCCTACCTAGCAGCCAACCAAAAATTGCCTAGTTGTAAGCTGCGTCACTACCCTGTGCAGGAACAGGATGGCTTTATTTGGCTATTTCCTGGAGATGCTGCCCTAACTCAACAAAAAACTCTACTAGCTGTTCCAGAGTGGGAACACCTCAACTATATTGCCACTGTTTCAAAAATTAACTGTGCTGCCCACTACTCTTATCTAATTGAAAACCTGATGGATATGTATCACGGGCATTTACATCAAGATTATCAGGCATGGGCTAACCCAGTTTTAGAAAACATTCACGAAGATGAAGAGCGCGTAGATGCTCATTATCAAGCTCAAAGCTATTACAGGATTGACAAAATTTGGTCAATTTCCCAACTATTCTTTCCAGCTTTGCGGCGTCTCCATCCGGAACCATTAGATGTGAGCTATATCTACCCCCATTGGGTATCAACGCTAGGTGAAGACTTTAAGATTTACTGTCTGCTGTGTCCGGTGAATCAGACTGCAACTCGTGCTTATCTAATCCACTTCACGTCGCTGAATGCATTTTGGCGTTTGCACAAGCTGCCGATCACCTTTCGTCGGTTTGTGAAAAACAGTCTGTTCAATTCGGCGCAGAAGCTGTTGGATGGGTTAGTCCGTCAAGATATCCAGATGATTGAGGAAGAACAGCAAGCATACCTGAATCACCCAGAAAAGCGAGGCTATGAATTGAATCGAGCTTTGACCAGTGTGCAACGATTAATCAGGAACCAAGCGAAGTTAGGGCAAAGCTGA
- a CDS encoding type I restriction enzyme HsdR N-terminal domain-containing protein: protein MMQTISEDITLHDLTAKFGLMQTEDEQFFREWQDNLPEVTEHEKRSLNRIKSNYNNLIAYPPLLENAVKMVVLSPLLDLAGFYQPPLRIETETSVNLVSEDEGVLVKGRIDVLVLNQRLWILVIESKKAEFSLEAARAQALTYMLASPNGDKPIFGLITNGSSFIFLKLVKQNSPLYSLSRVFSLLSPGNELYNVLAILKQLGSIVAIAHDLES from the coding sequence CTGATGCAAACAATTTCGGAAGATATTACCCTACATGACCTCACAGCCAAATTTGGCTTGATGCAAACTGAAGATGAGCAGTTCTTTCGGGAATGGCAGGACAATTTGCCAGAAGTTACTGAACACGAAAAGCGATCACTCAATCGCATCAAGTCCAACTACAACAACTTAATTGCATATCCACCCTTACTGGAAAATGCCGTCAAGATGGTGGTGCTATCTCCACTGCTTGACTTGGCAGGATTTTATCAACCGCCTTTGCGAATTGAGACAGAAACATCTGTAAATCTGGTTTCTGAGGATGAAGGTGTATTGGTTAAAGGACGGATTGATGTTTTAGTTTTAAATCAGCGACTGTGGATATTGGTAATCGAATCAAAGAAAGCAGAATTTTCTTTAGAAGCTGCTAGAGCGCAAGCTTTGACTTATATGCTGGCTAGTCCAAATGGAGATAAACCTATCTTTGGGTTAATTACTAATGGCAGTTCCTTTATTTTTCTCAAATTAGTGAAACAAAACTCGCCATTGTATAGTTTGTCAAGAGTGTTTTCGCTCCTTAGTCCTGGCAATGAGTTGTATAATGTTTTGGCGATTTTGAAGCAACTTGGCAGCATTGTAGCGATCGCTCACGACTTGGAAAGTTAG
- a CDS encoding FAD-dependent oxidoreductase: MSHLSKYTLSQPISRRTLFKVFGISAVGGVLGFSRFSKPQPTVFQQDTLDLPQMLNQPRSVVVVGAGLAGLACAYELSQRGFRVTLLERSPQLGGKIASWSVEVAGETFMMEHGFHGFFPQYYNLNSLVAELGIAENFQSLNFYSLLYRDGKYQPEVFRPSRSAFPWNIVDLAVASPNRLRWGINLTKWQHWQVFRAITGFQADKNFQHLDRLSVAEWVQQDFPQGLYDLYFLPFAKSSLNAPDRMSVAELMQFFHFYFFGNPEGLAFNGTRQDMGTSLVQPIARAIERQGGKIVTGAAVSEICVQQGRIDSLSYQQGIKHDVPFWVERNQFLNVDRGAIEYYGAGDRMFGSAPEGREAVSLTCTHQGCTVQLADDGKFHCPCHGAVFDRQGRLEKGPATQDLPSFQVVQHQENQLQLVAMVKAEDASPSLLKADYYVFATDVPGVQQLFSRIMGEVNQPMRSQVEKLSIADPFAVCRFWFDRDFNWDHSYFTSLSGYQLTDSITLYHRIQEQYIDWAQRTGGSVVELHAYCYKEKDFPTQQALLTTFEQELYEIVPQLQEATMLHRELVNQKNFSGYPPNSYADRPETSTDIPNLLFAGDWVKLPFPSGLMERAISSGLLAANEVLHREGLQRRSLLSVNPEGVLNI; the protein is encoded by the coding sequence TTGAGTCACTTATCAAAGTACACGCTTTCGCAACCAATTTCCCGACGCACTCTGTTTAAGGTATTTGGTATCAGTGCTGTCGGCGGAGTACTCGGATTCTCTCGGTTCTCAAAGCCGCAGCCAACTGTTTTTCAGCAAGATACCCTAGACTTACCACAGATGCTGAATCAACCCAGGAGCGTTGTTGTAGTCGGCGCTGGACTGGCTGGACTCGCTTGTGCCTATGAATTAAGTCAACGGGGGTTTAGGGTTACGCTATTGGAGCGATCGCCTCAATTGGGTGGCAAAATTGCCAGTTGGTCGGTTGAGGTTGCTGGTGAAACTTTTATGATGGAGCATGGCTTCCACGGCTTTTTTCCCCAGTATTACAACCTCAACAGCTTAGTTGCAGAACTAGGTATAGCTGAAAATTTTCAATCTTTGAATTTTTACTCGCTGCTCTATCGGGATGGCAAGTACCAGCCAGAAGTTTTCCGTCCCAGTCGTTCGGCTTTTCCTTGGAACATAGTTGACTTGGCTGTCGCTTCTCCAAATCGGCTGCGCTGGGGAATTAATCTAACTAAATGGCAACATTGGCAAGTCTTTCGGGCAATTACTGGATTTCAGGCTGATAAGAATTTTCAGCATCTCGATCGCTTATCAGTTGCTGAATGGGTGCAGCAAGATTTTCCCCAAGGTTTATATGACTTATATTTTCTGCCCTTTGCCAAATCCAGTTTGAATGCACCCGATCGGATGAGTGTGGCAGAACTAATGCAGTTTTTCCACTTCTACTTTTTTGGCAATCCAGAGGGACTAGCTTTTAATGGCACTCGTCAGGATATGGGTACGAGTCTGGTACAGCCGATCGCGAGAGCAATTGAGCGCCAAGGCGGCAAAATTGTTACGGGTGCAGCAGTGAGCGAGATTTGCGTTCAACAAGGACGAATTGATTCTCTCAGCTATCAACAGGGAATAAAGCATGATGTGCCGTTTTGGGTAGAGCGAAACCAATTCCTGAATGTAGATAGGGGAGCGATAGAATACTACGGTGCGGGCGATCGTATGTTTGGATCTGCCCCCGAAGGACGTGAGGCAGTTTCACTTACTTGTACTCACCAGGGCTGTACAGTACAGTTAGCAGATGATGGCAAGTTTCACTGTCCCTGTCACGGTGCAGTTTTTGATCGTCAGGGGCGGCTAGAGAAAGGCCCTGCAACCCAAGATTTGCCAAGTTTTCAAGTCGTGCAACATCAGGAAAACCAGTTACAACTAGTGGCTATGGTAAAAGCAGAAGATGCTTCCCCCTCGCTGCTCAAGGCTGATTACTATGTATTTGCAACTGATGTACCGGGGGTGCAACAGCTATTTAGTCGCATCATGGGCGAGGTGAATCAACCGATGCGATCACAGGTAGAGAAATTGAGTATCGCCGACCCCTTTGCCGTTTGTCGCTTCTGGTTTGACCGTGACTTTAACTGGGACCACAGCTATTTCACTTCTCTATCTGGCTATCAATTAACTGACAGTATCACCCTCTACCATCGCATTCAGGAACAATACATTGACTGGGCACAAAGAACTGGTGGCAGTGTGGTAGAGTTACACGCCTACTGCTATAAAGAAAAAGACTTTCCCACCCAGCAAGCTCTGCTAACGACGTTTGAACAGGAGCTTTACGAGATTGTGCCTCAATTACAGGAAGCCACTATGCTGCATCGGGAACTGGTAAATCAAAAGAACTTTTCTGGCTACCCTCCAAACAGCTATGCAGACAGACCGGAAACCAGTACCGACATTCCTAATCTGTTATTTGCTGGGGACTGGGTAAAGCTGCCCTTTCCCAGTGGCTTGATGGAACGGGCGATTAGCAGTGGGTTGCTAGCAGCGAACGAGGTTTTGCACCGCGAGGGTTTGCAGCGGCGATCGCTGCTTTCAGTCAATCCAGAGGGTGTACTGAACATATAA
- a CDS encoding NAD(P)-binding domain-containing protein: MKIGIIGTGNMGRSLGILWAEQGHEVFFGSRDAEKGKAIAEFAGHGTKGGTNDEAAAFSDVILYTARGIMPSAVLSSTDVLSGKVAVDCNNWDIPEGYAYEPIVESLAEKLAADVPNAHVVKAFNTMAQEVFELSPTPLKEYHVSCFICGDNEQAKKTVMALAEEIGFAPVDCGALRSARMLEGLGDFIRFMMGGMKLGPYATISVHNLPEAQKQRLGGRQSSSLR; encoded by the coding sequence ATGAAAATCGGAATTATCGGAACTGGTAATATGGGTCGCTCTCTCGGTATCTTATGGGCTGAGCAGGGTCATGAGGTGTTTTTCGGCTCCCGCGATGCGGAAAAGGGAAAGGCGATCGCTGAGTTTGCAGGTCATGGCACGAAGGGCGGTACGAACGATGAGGCAGCGGCGTTCAGCGATGTCATTCTGTACACAGCTCGTGGCATTATGCCTTCTGCTGTTCTATCCTCCACAGATGTGCTCTCTGGCAAAGTCGCGGTCGACTGCAACAACTGGGACATTCCCGAAGGATATGCTTACGAACCGATTGTCGAATCCCTTGCCGAAAAGCTGGCAGCAGATGTACCCAATGCTCATGTGGTCAAAGCATTTAATACGATGGCGCAGGAAGTCTTTGAACTGTCACCCACACCTCTCAAGGAATATCACGTTTCTTGTTTCATCTGTGGTGACAACGAACAGGCAAAGAAAACGGTGATGGCGCTGGCTGAGGAGATCGGTTTCGCTCCCGTTGACTGCGGAGCCTTACGTAGCGCCCGGATGCTCGAAGGGTTGGGAGACTTCATCCGCTTCATGATGGGCGGTATGAAGCTGGGTCCTTATGCAACCATCTCCGTTCACAATCTACCAGAAGCCCAAAAACAGCGACTTGGTGGGCGACAATCTTCTAGCCTCAGGTGA
- a CDS encoding PAS domain S-box protein yields MKAVDKFAQKLEALHNRVTELLQSTRDSLPEQEQLTGAFDELYSALKEIEVAEQQLCQQNNERFRLLVEDVKDYAIFTLDPNGYVNSWNLGAERILGYQEAEIIGQSGSCIFTSEDLQRGEDKKELSKAVAEGRAEDERWHVRKDGTRFWASGVLTSLRDEAGNLLGFSKILRDFTERKQAEEALQEVNRQVTNILESITDAFISIDSEWRYQYVNLRAEQLFQKTREELIGRSMWEVFPTNPDSQYYKCAHKALAEQVTVEYEDFYPPLNIWLAVRFYPCNNGLTAYLQDITVRKRAEEALRQQAEELSRANRMKDEFLATLSHELRSPLNAILGWAHLLGSRDFDAVTSARAIETIERNAKSQLQLIEDLLDVSRIIRGQLSLNVRPLNLVPVIESALDAVRPAADAKAIQLQAVLDPMAGQISGDADRLQQVIWNLLTNAIKFTPKGGRVQICLKRTNTHLEITVSDTGQGIAADFLPHVFDRFRQADSSITRTYSGLGLGLAIVRHLAELHGGTVHAESQGEGQGATFIVQLPLLEEVRNEQVKSEDLEGPLPLLLDGLRLLVVDDNADARDLYQSLLEEYGAEVTAVASAREGIAALERLQPDVLVSDIGMPNEDGYTLIRQVRALKSERASQVPAVALTAYAREEDQQAALLAGFQKYLAKPVEPTELVEAIVNLARRTAND; encoded by the coding sequence ATGAAAGCGGTAGACAAGTTTGCTCAGAAGCTAGAAGCCTTGCATAACCGAGTAACTGAGCTATTACAGAGTACTCGCGACTCTCTGCCAGAACAAGAGCAGCTGACGGGAGCCTTTGATGAACTCTACAGTGCCTTGAAAGAAATAGAGGTAGCTGAGCAACAGTTGTGCCAGCAAAATAATGAGCGCTTCCGGTTGTTAGTCGAAGACGTGAAGGACTATGCAATTTTCACACTGGACCCCAACGGCTATGTAAATAGTTGGAATCTAGGTGCAGAACGCATCTTAGGCTATCAAGAAGCAGAGATCATTGGTCAGTCTGGCTCTTGCATTTTTACGTCTGAGGACCTTCAGCGTGGTGAGGATAAAAAAGAACTGAGCAAAGCAGTAGCTGAAGGTCGGGCTGAGGACGAGCGCTGGCATGTCCGTAAGGACGGCACCCGTTTCTGGGCTAGTGGAGTCTTAACGTCATTACGAGACGAGGCAGGGAATTTGCTCGGCTTCTCGAAAATATTGCGTGACTTCACAGAGCGCAAGCAGGCGGAAGAGGCACTGCAAGAAGTGAACAGGCAAGTTACCAATATTCTGGAAAGCATTACCGATGCTTTTATTAGCATCGACAGCGAGTGGCGTTACCAATACGTGAACCTTAGAGCAGAGCAACTTTTCCAAAAAACGCGGGAAGAGTTAATTGGCAGAAGCATGTGGGAGGTGTTTCCCACAAATCCAGACTCACAATATTACAAATGCGCTCATAAGGCGTTAGCAGAGCAAGTGACCGTCGAGTATGAAGATTTTTACCCGCCACTCAATATATGGTTGGCAGTCCGCTTCTATCCCTGCAACAACGGTTTAACCGCTTATCTTCAAGATATCACCGTCCGCAAGCGGGCAGAGGAGGCTTTGCGGCAACAGGCAGAGGAGTTATCGCGAGCGAACCGCATGAAAGACGAATTCCTGGCGACACTTTCCCATGAACTGCGATCGCCTCTCAATGCAATATTAGGGTGGGCTCATCTTCTGGGTAGTCGAGATTTTGACGCAGTTACTAGCGCGCGGGCAATTGAGACAATTGAGCGCAATGCCAAGTCACAATTACAGCTAATTGAAGATCTATTAGATGTGTCGCGGATTATTCGGGGTCAACTTTCCCTGAATGTTCGCCCACTAAACCTTGTTCCAGTCATTGAGTCAGCGCTCGATGCTGTGCGTCCAGCCGCTGATGCCAAAGCTATTCAACTTCAAGCTGTACTTGATCCAATGGCAGGTCAAATATCCGGCGATGCAGACCGCTTGCAGCAGGTAATTTGGAACCTGCTCACAAATGCGATCAAGTTCACACCCAAGGGGGGGCGGGTGCAAATCTGCCTTAAACGCACCAACACCCACCTTGAGATTACGGTGAGCGATACAGGTCAGGGTATTGCCGCTGATTTTCTGCCTCATGTCTTCGACCGCTTTCGCCAAGCTGATAGCTCCATCACAAGGACATACAGTGGTCTGGGACTCGGTTTGGCAATTGTGCGTCATCTGGCTGAACTGCATGGGGGCACCGTTCATGCCGAGAGTCAGGGCGAGGGACAGGGGGCAACGTTTATTGTGCAGCTGCCACTTTTGGAAGAAGTAAGGAATGAGCAGGTAAAGAGTGAAGATTTAGAAGGTCCCTTACCCTTGCTCCTAGATGGTTTACGGTTACTGGTGGTGGATGATAATGCTGATGCCCGCGATTTGTACCAAAGCCTACTAGAAGAGTATGGAGCGGAAGTGACAGCCGTCGCATCAGCGCGCGAAGGAATAGCCGCCCTCGAACGGTTGCAACCCGATGTACTAGTAAGCGATATTGGGATGCCAAATGAGGATGGCTATACTCTGATCCGGCAGGTCAGGGCGTTGAAGTCAGAACGTGCCAGCCAGGTTCCCGCTGTAGCCCTGACAGCGTATGCCCGCGAGGAAGACCAGCAAGCGGCTCTTTTGGCTGGTTTCCAGAAGTATTTGGCTAAGCCAGTTGAACCGACTGAGTTGGTTGAGGCGATTGTGAATCTTGCTAGACGCACTGCAAATGATTAA
- a CDS encoding DUF4327 family protein: MSVNAVPPIRYSLDVIQDEARELVQKGVVSRQQPIYTLCQYIPAREWVCIECELENADFLLRDRIADLIGREEWDND, translated from the coding sequence ATGAGCGTGAATGCGGTGCCGCCTATCCGGTATTCTCTGGACGTTATCCAAGATGAGGCACGTGAACTAGTGCAAAAAGGAGTGGTCAGCCGACAGCAGCCAATCTACACTCTCTGCCAATACATTCCAGCTCGGGAGTGGGTTTGTATTGAGTGTGAACTGGAAAATGCAGATTTCTTGCTGCGCGATCGCATTGCCGATCTGATTGGTCGTGAAGAATGGGATAACGACTAG
- a CDS encoding thioredoxin-like domain-containing protein has translation MTQAKPRVRAPELPQNQTWLNTDHPLSIQQLKGRVIILDFWTYCCINCLHILPELKYLEQKYKDSLTVIGVHSAKFDNEKETENIRQAILRYDIEHPVLVDSGFNVWQQYTVRAWPTLMLIDPEGYVIGYVSGEGNRDILDQLIEQLIQEHRQKGTINFQALSLTLEKQRQPLITPLAFPGKVLATSAGLFIADSGHHRIVVSTLDGKILHLIGTGKQGLTDGSFTEAQFFAPQGMAFDEQNQLLYVADTENHALRRVDLKQQMVETVAGTGEQSHNIRPHSGPGLETALNSPWDLQKVGNSLFIAMAGPHQIWEMQLETGVVQTYAGTGAEACVDGSLAESAFAQPSGITTDGQELYVADSEVSSIRSVGLAKQSQVRTVCGSGELFSFGDVDGEGAEVRLQHCLGVEYAQNYLWVADTYNHKIKRVDPRTGSCQTILGDGAAGLQDGQGQNSRFSEPSGLSAMGSYLYVADTNSHAIRRVDLDTLMVTTLQSPGLCAPDVCIPPELANTRE, from the coding sequence ATGACGCAAGCGAAACCGCGAGTAAGAGCGCCAGAACTACCTCAGAATCAAACCTGGCTCAACACAGACCATCCCTTATCTATCCAGCAGCTTAAAGGGAGAGTCATAATTCTGGACTTCTGGACCTACTGCTGTATTAACTGCTTGCATATCTTACCAGAACTGAAGTACCTGGAACAGAAATACAAAGACAGTCTCACGGTAATCGGCGTTCACTCTGCCAAATTTGACAACGAAAAGGAAACCGAAAACATCCGCCAAGCCATCTTACGCTATGACATCGAACATCCAGTGCTAGTTGATAGTGGTTTCAATGTTTGGCAACAATATACCGTTCGTGCTTGGCCTACATTAATGCTGATCGATCCAGAAGGATATGTGATTGGCTACGTATCCGGTGAAGGTAATCGAGATATCCTAGACCAGTTGATTGAACAGCTGATTCAGGAACACAGACAGAAAGGCACAATCAATTTCCAAGCATTGAGTCTCACCTTGGAAAAACAGCGGCAACCCTTGATTACACCGCTAGCTTTCCCTGGGAAGGTTCTAGCTACCTCAGCGGGATTATTCATTGCCGATTCTGGACATCACCGAATTGTCGTCAGTACCTTAGATGGGAAAATTCTGCATCTGATTGGTACTGGGAAACAAGGTTTAACCGATGGTTCCTTTACGGAAGCACAGTTTTTTGCCCCACAGGGAATGGCATTTGATGAACAGAACCAATTGCTATATGTAGCTGATACAGAAAACCATGCTCTACGCCGTGTTGACCTTAAGCAGCAGATGGTTGAAACCGTTGCTGGAACGGGAGAGCAAAGCCATAATATTCGCCCTCATAGTGGTCCTGGGTTAGAAACCGCGTTGAACTCCCCTTGGGATTTGCAGAAGGTGGGTAATTCCCTGTTCATCGCTATGGCTGGTCCCCACCAGATTTGGGAAATGCAACTGGAAACTGGCGTGGTTCAAACCTATGCTGGGACAGGTGCAGAAGCTTGTGTTGATGGTTCACTTGCAGAATCGGCATTTGCCCAACCTAGCGGCATTACCACTGATGGACAAGAATTATACGTTGCTGATAGTGAAGTTAGTTCGATTCGTAGTGTTGGGTTAGCTAAGCAATCTCAAGTGCGAACAGTCTGTGGTAGTGGTGAGTTATTCAGCTTTGGCGATGTTGATGGCGAAGGTGCAGAAGTGCGGCTACAGCATTGCTTAGGTGTGGAATACGCCCAAAATTATCTCTGGGTGGCGGATACCTACAACCACAAAATTAAGCGCGTTGATCCGCGTACCGGCAGTTGCCAAACCATACTGGGAGATGGTGCAGCCGGCTTACAAGATGGTCAAGGTCAGAATAGCCGTTTTTCAGAACCCTCTGGTCTCAGTGCGATGGGTTCTTACCTGTATGTGGCTGATACCAATAGCCATGCCATCCGCCGCGTAGATTTGGATACGCTGATGGTGACAACCCTGCAGTCTCCAGGGTTATGTGCTCCAGATGTTTGTATCCCGCCGGAATTGGCTAATACCCGTGAGTAA